ACTCCCTCGTCTCACCCACTCTCCAGCTCACCTCGTCTCCCCCACGACTACCTGACATTTCCGCTTTCTGATCTTTCCAGCGCCAACGGGCCTCGTGCTGCATGCCATCAGCCGCACTCAGCAGGTGCGCCACCCACGATCCCACAATAGGAAACATCTTGAAGCCGTGGCCCGAGTCGCCCGACAGGACAACGACCGAGGACCGCGTCCCGGGCACATAGTCGACAATGTAGTCGGAGTCGCTCGTGTCGGCAAACCAGCACAGAGACCTCTTGACCAGCGGCCGCTCCGCCAGCGCAGGCAAAGTATGagccagcagccgccgcagcttTCCCTCATCGTCGCCCGGCAGGAACGCGCTCCGGGACAGATCCCCCGGGGGCAGCGAAACGCCCGTCCTGCCGTCGGTATTGACGATGCCGGCCCCCATGGGACACAGCTTGAGCAACTTGGTTCCCGGGTCAGGCTCGAAAAAGAAGCCCAGGTCGCGCGCGTACGTGACGGGTATGCCCCTGAGCGCGgaggcctcgtcgtcggtgagCTGGACGTGCGCGACGGACCAGCACCTCGCCACGACCTGGGAGCCGAGTTGGGGAACGAGCTGCGTCGCCCACGCGCccgcggcgacgacgacgagccgcGCCGGGTAGAAGGCGCCGTTTGCGGTCTCGACGCCGCGCGCGGTTTGGCCGGCAGCACCCGAGCCGTCGGCCGAGGGGGCCTCGTAGCGGATGCCGACTACTTGGTTGCCGGGGCCTAGACGGAACCGGACGCCTGACTGGCAGAGATGCCGGTggacggcggccagggcatGCCCGGACTGCGCGTAGCCGGCGCAGCGATTCAGATAGCCTCTCCAGC
The Metarhizium brunneum chromosome 7, complete sequence genome window above contains:
- the fap2_2 gene encoding L-saccharopine oxidase, which codes for MANSTPIVIVGAGAFGLSTALHLSRAGYNDITVLDKDDAVPSRYSAANDLNKIVRAEYEDAFYTEMALKAMSAWRTPLFAPYYHQTGFLHCVSETAPEKAVATMQRFRASAEQNAQLRRQLVSINTRRDILHHVPQFHDGPLPGWRGYLNRCAGYAQSGHALAAVHRHLCQSGVRFRLGPGNQVVGIRYEAPSADGSGAAGQTARGVETANGAFYPARLVVVAAGAWATQLVPQLGSQVVARCWSVAHVQLTDDEASALRGIPVTYARDLGFFFEPDPGTKLLKLCPMGAGIVNTDGRTGVSLPPGDLSRSAFLPGDDEGKLRRLLAHTLPALAERPLVKRSLCWFADTSDSDYIVDYVPGTRSSVVVLSGDSGHGFKMFPIVGSWVAHLLSAADGMQHEARWRWKDQKAEMSGSRGGDEVSWRVGETRELSSVEPTNPTCRL